One genomic segment of Gadus chalcogrammus isolate NIFS_2021 chromosome 3, NIFS_Gcha_1.0, whole genome shotgun sequence includes these proteins:
- the LOC130379521 gene encoding oxysterol-binding protein 1-like isoform X5 — MSEPKSPTPTPGDTYKGWLFKWTNYIKGYQRRWFVLSNGLLSYYRTQAEMGHTCRGTINLATANIAVEDSCNFVISNGGAQTYHLKASSEVERQRWITALELAKAKAVHMQAESDDSGDEGPTSPPTSAPSGSSRNMEVQSTLRTLGCKVEDLCTCNDLISKHGTALQRSLSELEGLSIQGPMGDKIKQVTERATLFRITSNAMINACRDFLGLAQTHSKRWQKALQAERDQRVRLEETLEQLAKQHNHLERAFRGATVLPSSLSNSAMDNKGSSDSGKGDASDEDDENEFFDAMEDPSAFITVPADPKYHRRSGSNASGISCSDLGMDDQSFDEQSLTSNPESPQSLELEPVRQRRTRVPDKPNYSLNLWSIMKNCIGKELSKIPMPVNFNEPLSMLQRLSEDLEYYELLDKAAKCQSSLEQLCYVAAFTVSSYSTTVHRTGKPFNPLLGETYELDRLKECGYRSLCEQVSHHPPAAAHHAVSDRGWTLRQEISLASKFRGKYLSIMPLGSIQCLFEKSNNHYSWKKVTTTVHNIIVGKLWIDQSGEIDVVNHQTGDRCHLKFAPYSYFSRDVARKVTGVVTDKDGKAHFVLSGTWDEKMEFSRVMQSSKGENGTEGKQRTVYQTLKSKEIWKKNPLPEGADTMYYFSCLALTLNEPEEGVAPTDSRQRPDQRLMEAGRWDEANAEKQRLEEKQRTVRRERAAAVVAGPPEEGEGEGEAEAEAVSEDGETNPALKSETDETGTEASENSNETNPEDSPPNTPLASYQGPHPSYLCAQHIDNYEALWFKKIDDPVSGESLHVYKGGYWDAKEEGSWDMCPDIF; from the exons ATGTCGGAACCTAAATCACCTACCCCTACCCCTGGCGACACGTACAAGGGTTGGCTCTTCAAATGGACCAACTACATAAAAGGTTACCAGCGGCGGTGGTTTGTTTTGAGTAATGGCCTTCTGTCTTATTACAG AACCCAGGCAGAGATGGGACACACATGTAGAGGGACCATCAATTTGGCCACGGCCAACATTGCTGTGGAGGACTCTTGTAACTTTGTAATTTCGAATGGCGGGGCCCAGACCTACCACCTGAAGGCCAGCTCGGAGGTGGAGCGGCAGCGCTGGATCACCGCGCTGGAGCTGGCCAAGGCCAAAGCAGTCCACATGCAGGCCGAGTCCG ACGACTCTGGCGACGAAGGTCCCACATCGCCGCCTACCTCCGCACCAAGCGGAAGCAGTCGAAATATGGAGGTCCAGTCGACTCTTCGCACACTGGGCTGTAAGGTGGAGGATCTTTGCACCTGCAATGACCTCATCAGCAAGCATGGCACTGCTCTGCAAAG GTCCTTGTCAGAGCTGGAAGGGCTCAGCATACAGGGGCCCATGGGCGACAAAATCAAACAGGTGACGGAGAGAGCCACACTGTTCCGCATCACCTCCAACGCCATGATCAAC GCGTGTAGAGACTTCCTCGGCCTGGCCCAGACCCACAGCAAGCGCTGGCAGAAAGCCCTGCAGGCGGAGCGGGACCAGAGAGTACGTCTGGAGGAAaccctggagcagctggctaAGCAGCACAACCACCTAGAGAGGGCCTTCAGAGGGGCCACAGTGCTGCCCTCTTCGCTCAGCAACTCAGCCATGGACAACAAGG GGTCTAGCGACTCAGGAAAGGGGGACGCCAGTGATGAGGATGACGAGAACGAGTTCTTTGATGCCATGGAAGACCCTTCAGCCTTTATCACTGTCCCCGCCGACCCTAAATACCATAG GAGGTCTGGCAGCAACGCTAGTGGGATAAGTTGCAGTGACCTTGGAATGGACGATCAGTCG TTTGATGAACAGTCTCTGACATCCAATCCCGAGTCTCCCCAATCTCTGGAGTTGGAGCCAGTCAGGCAGAGGCGGACCCGTGTTCCAGACAAGCCCAATTACTCCCTCAACCTATGGAGCATCATGAAGAACTGCATTGGCAAAGAGCTGTCAAAGATACCCATGCCC GTCAACTTCAACGAGCCTCTGTCCATGCTTCAACGCCTCTCGGAGGACCTGGAGTACTACGAGCTCCTCGACAAGGCGGCCAAATGCCAGAGCTCCCTGGAGCAGCTGTGCTACGTGGCGGCCTTCACCGTCTCCTCGTACTCCACCACGGTGCACCGCACGGGGAAGCCCTTCAACCCCCTGCTGGGGGAGACGTACGAGCTGGACCGGCTCAAGGAGTGCGGCTACCGCTCCCTGTGTGAACAG GTGAGCCACCACCCCCCTGCCGCAGCCCACCATGCTGTCTCAGATCGGGGCTGGACCCTCAGACAGGAGATCTCCCTGGCCAGCAAGTTCAGAGGGAAATACCTCTCCATCATGCCTTTGG GGTCCATCCAGTGCTTATTTGAGAAGAGTAACAACCATTACTCTTGGAAGAAGGTTACCACTACAGTGCATAACATCATTGTGGGGAAACTGTGGATTGACCAG TCTGGAGAGATAGACGTGGTGAACCACCAGACAGGAGATCGCTGCCACCTCAAGTTCGCCCCCTACAGCTACTTCTCCAGAGATGTGGCCAGAAAG GTCACGGGTGTGGTGACAGACAAGGACGGTAAGGCCCACTTCGTTCTGTCCGGGACGTGGGACGAGAAGATGGAGTTCTCCAGAGTGATGCAGAGCAGCAAAGGAGAGAACGGCACGGAGGGCAAACAGAGGACCGTGTACCAGACGCTGAAGTCCAAAGAGATCTGGAAGAAGAACCCTCTGCC gGAGGGAGCGGACACCATGTACTACTTCTCCTGCCTGGCGCTGACCCTGAACGAGCCGGAGGAGGGCGTGGCGCCCACCGACAGCCGGCAGCGGCCCGACCAGCGGCTGATGGAGGCGGGCCGCTGGGACGAGGCCAACGCCGAGAAGCAGCGGCTGGAGGAGAAGCAGCGCACGGTCCGCCGCGAGAGGGCGGCCGCCGTGGTCGCCGGCCCCcccgaggagggggagggggagggggaggctgaggctgagg CTGTCAGTGAGGATGGCGAAACTAACCCAGCTTTGAAAT CCGAGACAGATGAAACTGGCACGGAAGCAAGTGAGAATTCAAACGAAA
- the LOC130379521 gene encoding oxysterol-binding protein 1-like isoform X1: MSEPKSPTPTPGDTYKGWLFKWTNYIKGYQRRWFVLSNGLLSYYRTQAEMGHTCRGTINLATANIAVEDSCNFVISNGGAQTYHLKASSEVERQRWITALELAKAKAVHMQAESGEIEGKPLNNPSYIRLLMNDYAHTFFSTDDSGDEGPTSPPTSAPSGSSRNMEVQSTLRTLGCKVEDLCTCNDLISKHGTALQRSLSELEGLSIQGPMGDKIKQVTERATLFRITSNAMINACRDFLGLAQTHSKRWQKALQAERDQRVRLEETLEQLAKQHNHLERAFRGATVLPSSLSNSAMDNKGSSDSGKGDASDEDDENEFFDAMEDPSAFITVPADPKYHRRSGSNASGISCSDLGMDDQSFDEQSLTSNPESPQSLELEPVRQRRTRVPDKPNYSLNLWSIMKNCIGKELSKIPMPVNFNEPLSMLQRLSEDLEYYELLDKAAKCQSSLEQLCYVAAFTVSSYSTTVHRTGKPFNPLLGETYELDRLKECGYRSLCEQVSHHPPAAAHHAVSDRGWTLRQEISLASKFRGKYLSIMPLGSIQCLFEKSNNHYSWKKVTTTVHNIIVGKLWIDQSGEIDVVNHQTGDRCHLKFAPYSYFSRDVARKVTGVVTDKDGKAHFVLSGTWDEKMEFSRVMQSSKGENGTEGKQRTVYQTLKSKEIWKKNPLPEGADTMYYFSCLALTLNEPEEGVAPTDSRQRPDQRLMEAGRWDEANAEKQRLEEKQRTVRRERAAAVVAGPPEEGEGEGEAEAEAVSEDGETNPALKSETDETGTEASENSNETNPEDSPPNTPLASYQGPHPSYLCAQHIDNYEALWFKKIDDPVSGESLHVYKGGYWDAKEEGSWDMCPDIF; encoded by the exons ATGTCGGAACCTAAATCACCTACCCCTACCCCTGGCGACACGTACAAGGGTTGGCTCTTCAAATGGACCAACTACATAAAAGGTTACCAGCGGCGGTGGTTTGTTTTGAGTAATGGCCTTCTGTCTTATTACAG AACCCAGGCAGAGATGGGACACACATGTAGAGGGACCATCAATTTGGCCACGGCCAACATTGCTGTGGAGGACTCTTGTAACTTTGTAATTTCGAATGGCGGGGCCCAGACCTACCACCTGAAGGCCAGCTCGGAGGTGGAGCGGCAGCGCTGGATCACCGCGCTGGAGCTGGCCAAGGCCAAAGCAGTCCACATGCAGGCCGAGTCCGGTGAGATTGAGGGGAAACCATTGAATAATCCCTCGTACATAAGGCTCTTGATGAATGATTATGCTCATACTTTTTTTTCCACAGACGACTCTGGCGACGAAGGTCCCACATCGCCGCCTACCTCCGCACCAAGCGGAAGCAGTCGAAATATGGAGGTCCAGTCGACTCTTCGCACACTGGGCTGTAAGGTGGAGGATCTTTGCACCTGCAATGACCTCATCAGCAAGCATGGCACTGCTCTGCAAAG GTCCTTGTCAGAGCTGGAAGGGCTCAGCATACAGGGGCCCATGGGCGACAAAATCAAACAGGTGACGGAGAGAGCCACACTGTTCCGCATCACCTCCAACGCCATGATCAAC GCGTGTAGAGACTTCCTCGGCCTGGCCCAGACCCACAGCAAGCGCTGGCAGAAAGCCCTGCAGGCGGAGCGGGACCAGAGAGTACGTCTGGAGGAAaccctggagcagctggctaAGCAGCACAACCACCTAGAGAGGGCCTTCAGAGGGGCCACAGTGCTGCCCTCTTCGCTCAGCAACTCAGCCATGGACAACAAGG GGTCTAGCGACTCAGGAAAGGGGGACGCCAGTGATGAGGATGACGAGAACGAGTTCTTTGATGCCATGGAAGACCCTTCAGCCTTTATCACTGTCCCCGCCGACCCTAAATACCATAG GAGGTCTGGCAGCAACGCTAGTGGGATAAGTTGCAGTGACCTTGGAATGGACGATCAGTCG TTTGATGAACAGTCTCTGACATCCAATCCCGAGTCTCCCCAATCTCTGGAGTTGGAGCCAGTCAGGCAGAGGCGGACCCGTGTTCCAGACAAGCCCAATTACTCCCTCAACCTATGGAGCATCATGAAGAACTGCATTGGCAAAGAGCTGTCAAAGATACCCATGCCC GTCAACTTCAACGAGCCTCTGTCCATGCTTCAACGCCTCTCGGAGGACCTGGAGTACTACGAGCTCCTCGACAAGGCGGCCAAATGCCAGAGCTCCCTGGAGCAGCTGTGCTACGTGGCGGCCTTCACCGTCTCCTCGTACTCCACCACGGTGCACCGCACGGGGAAGCCCTTCAACCCCCTGCTGGGGGAGACGTACGAGCTGGACCGGCTCAAGGAGTGCGGCTACCGCTCCCTGTGTGAACAG GTGAGCCACCACCCCCCTGCCGCAGCCCACCATGCTGTCTCAGATCGGGGCTGGACCCTCAGACAGGAGATCTCCCTGGCCAGCAAGTTCAGAGGGAAATACCTCTCCATCATGCCTTTGG GGTCCATCCAGTGCTTATTTGAGAAGAGTAACAACCATTACTCTTGGAAGAAGGTTACCACTACAGTGCATAACATCATTGTGGGGAAACTGTGGATTGACCAG TCTGGAGAGATAGACGTGGTGAACCACCAGACAGGAGATCGCTGCCACCTCAAGTTCGCCCCCTACAGCTACTTCTCCAGAGATGTGGCCAGAAAG GTCACGGGTGTGGTGACAGACAAGGACGGTAAGGCCCACTTCGTTCTGTCCGGGACGTGGGACGAGAAGATGGAGTTCTCCAGAGTGATGCAGAGCAGCAAAGGAGAGAACGGCACGGAGGGCAAACAGAGGACCGTGTACCAGACGCTGAAGTCCAAAGAGATCTGGAAGAAGAACCCTCTGCC gGAGGGAGCGGACACCATGTACTACTTCTCCTGCCTGGCGCTGACCCTGAACGAGCCGGAGGAGGGCGTGGCGCCCACCGACAGCCGGCAGCGGCCCGACCAGCGGCTGATGGAGGCGGGCCGCTGGGACGAGGCCAACGCCGAGAAGCAGCGGCTGGAGGAGAAGCAGCGCACGGTCCGCCGCGAGAGGGCGGCCGCCGTGGTCGCCGGCCCCcccgaggagggggagggggagggggaggctgaggctgagg CTGTCAGTGAGGATGGCGAAACTAACCCAGCTTTGAAAT CCGAGACAGATGAAACTGGCACGGAAGCAAGTGAGAATTCAAACGAAA
- the LOC130379521 gene encoding oxysterol-binding protein 1-like isoform X3, translated as MSEPKSPTPTPGDTYKGWLFKWTNYIKGYQRRWFVLSNGLLSYYRTQAEMGHTCRGTINLATANIAVEDSCNFVISNGGAQTYHLKASSEVERQRWITALELAKAKAVHMQAESGEIEGKPLNNPSYIRLLMNDYAHTFFSTDDSGDEGPTSPPTSAPSGSSRNMEVQSTLRTLGCKVEDLCTCNDLISKHGTALQRSLSELEGLSIQGPMGDKIKQVTERATLFRITSNAMINACRDFLGLAQTHSKRWQKALQAERDQRVRLEETLEQLAKQHNHLERAFRGATVLPSSLSNSAMDNKGSSDSGKGDASDEDDENEFFDAMEDPSAFITVPADPKYHRRSGSNASGISCSDLGMDDQSFDEQSLTSNPESPQSLELEPVRQRRTRVPDKPNYSLNLWSIMKNCIGKELSKIPMPVNFNEPLSMLQRLSEDLEYYELLDKAAKCQSSLEQLCYVAAFTVSSYSTTVHRTGKPFNPLLGETYELDRLKECGYRSLCEQVSHHPPAAAHHAVSDRGWTLRQEISLASKFRGKYLSIMPLGSIQCLFEKSNNHYSWKKVTTTVHNIIVGKLWIDQSGEIDVVNHQTGDRCHLKFAPYSYFSRDVARKVTGVVTDKDGKAHFVLSGTWDEKMEFSRVMQSSKGENGTEGKQRTVYQTLKSKEIWKKNPLPEGADTMYYFSCLALTLNEPEEGVAPTDSRQRPDQRLMEAGRWDEANAEKQRLEEKQRTVRRERAAAVVAGPPEEGEGEGEAEAEAETDETGTEASENSNETNPEDSPPNTPLASYQGPHPSYLCAQHIDNYEALWFKKIDDPVSGESLHVYKGGYWDAKEEGSWDMCPDIF; from the exons ATGTCGGAACCTAAATCACCTACCCCTACCCCTGGCGACACGTACAAGGGTTGGCTCTTCAAATGGACCAACTACATAAAAGGTTACCAGCGGCGGTGGTTTGTTTTGAGTAATGGCCTTCTGTCTTATTACAG AACCCAGGCAGAGATGGGACACACATGTAGAGGGACCATCAATTTGGCCACGGCCAACATTGCTGTGGAGGACTCTTGTAACTTTGTAATTTCGAATGGCGGGGCCCAGACCTACCACCTGAAGGCCAGCTCGGAGGTGGAGCGGCAGCGCTGGATCACCGCGCTGGAGCTGGCCAAGGCCAAAGCAGTCCACATGCAGGCCGAGTCCGGTGAGATTGAGGGGAAACCATTGAATAATCCCTCGTACATAAGGCTCTTGATGAATGATTATGCTCATACTTTTTTTTCCACAGACGACTCTGGCGACGAAGGTCCCACATCGCCGCCTACCTCCGCACCAAGCGGAAGCAGTCGAAATATGGAGGTCCAGTCGACTCTTCGCACACTGGGCTGTAAGGTGGAGGATCTTTGCACCTGCAATGACCTCATCAGCAAGCATGGCACTGCTCTGCAAAG GTCCTTGTCAGAGCTGGAAGGGCTCAGCATACAGGGGCCCATGGGCGACAAAATCAAACAGGTGACGGAGAGAGCCACACTGTTCCGCATCACCTCCAACGCCATGATCAAC GCGTGTAGAGACTTCCTCGGCCTGGCCCAGACCCACAGCAAGCGCTGGCAGAAAGCCCTGCAGGCGGAGCGGGACCAGAGAGTACGTCTGGAGGAAaccctggagcagctggctaAGCAGCACAACCACCTAGAGAGGGCCTTCAGAGGGGCCACAGTGCTGCCCTCTTCGCTCAGCAACTCAGCCATGGACAACAAGG GGTCTAGCGACTCAGGAAAGGGGGACGCCAGTGATGAGGATGACGAGAACGAGTTCTTTGATGCCATGGAAGACCCTTCAGCCTTTATCACTGTCCCCGCCGACCCTAAATACCATAG GAGGTCTGGCAGCAACGCTAGTGGGATAAGTTGCAGTGACCTTGGAATGGACGATCAGTCG TTTGATGAACAGTCTCTGACATCCAATCCCGAGTCTCCCCAATCTCTGGAGTTGGAGCCAGTCAGGCAGAGGCGGACCCGTGTTCCAGACAAGCCCAATTACTCCCTCAACCTATGGAGCATCATGAAGAACTGCATTGGCAAAGAGCTGTCAAAGATACCCATGCCC GTCAACTTCAACGAGCCTCTGTCCATGCTTCAACGCCTCTCGGAGGACCTGGAGTACTACGAGCTCCTCGACAAGGCGGCCAAATGCCAGAGCTCCCTGGAGCAGCTGTGCTACGTGGCGGCCTTCACCGTCTCCTCGTACTCCACCACGGTGCACCGCACGGGGAAGCCCTTCAACCCCCTGCTGGGGGAGACGTACGAGCTGGACCGGCTCAAGGAGTGCGGCTACCGCTCCCTGTGTGAACAG GTGAGCCACCACCCCCCTGCCGCAGCCCACCATGCTGTCTCAGATCGGGGCTGGACCCTCAGACAGGAGATCTCCCTGGCCAGCAAGTTCAGAGGGAAATACCTCTCCATCATGCCTTTGG GGTCCATCCAGTGCTTATTTGAGAAGAGTAACAACCATTACTCTTGGAAGAAGGTTACCACTACAGTGCATAACATCATTGTGGGGAAACTGTGGATTGACCAG TCTGGAGAGATAGACGTGGTGAACCACCAGACAGGAGATCGCTGCCACCTCAAGTTCGCCCCCTACAGCTACTTCTCCAGAGATGTGGCCAGAAAG GTCACGGGTGTGGTGACAGACAAGGACGGTAAGGCCCACTTCGTTCTGTCCGGGACGTGGGACGAGAAGATGGAGTTCTCCAGAGTGATGCAGAGCAGCAAAGGAGAGAACGGCACGGAGGGCAAACAGAGGACCGTGTACCAGACGCTGAAGTCCAAAGAGATCTGGAAGAAGAACCCTCTGCC gGAGGGAGCGGACACCATGTACTACTTCTCCTGCCTGGCGCTGACCCTGAACGAGCCGGAGGAGGGCGTGGCGCCCACCGACAGCCGGCAGCGGCCCGACCAGCGGCTGATGGAGGCGGGCCGCTGGGACGAGGCCAACGCCGAGAAGCAGCGGCTGGAGGAGAAGCAGCGCACGGTCCGCCGCGAGAGGGCGGCCGCCGTGGTCGCCGGCCCCcccgaggagggggagggggagggggaggctgaggctgagg CCGAGACAGATGAAACTGGCACGGAAGCAAGTGAGAATTCAAACGAAA
- the LOC130379521 gene encoding oxysterol-binding protein 1-like isoform X2, whose product MSEPKSPTPTPGDTYKGWLFKWTNYIKGYQRRWFVLSNGLLSYYRTQAEMGHTCRGTINLATANIAVEDSCNFVISNGGAQTYHLKASSEVERQRWITALELAKAKAVHMQAESGEIEGKPLNNPSYIRLLMNDYAHTFFSTDDSGDEGPTSPPTSAPSGSSRNMEVQSTLRTLGCKVEDLCTCNDLISKHGTALQRSLSELEGLSIQGPMGDKIKQVTERATLFRITSNAMINACRDFLGLAQTHSKRWQKALQAERDQRVRLEETLEQLAKQHNHLERAFRGATVLPSSLSNSAMDNKGSSDSGKGDASDEDDENEFFDAMEDPSAFITVPADPKYHRRSGSNASGISCSDLGMDDQSFDEQSLTSNPESPQSLELEPVRQRRTRVPDKPNYSLNLWSIMKNCIGKELSKIPMPVNFNEPLSMLQRLSEDLEYYELLDKAAKCQSSLEQLCYVAAFTVSSYSTTVHRTGKPFNPLLGETYELDRLKECGYRSLCEQVSHHPPAAAHHAVSDRGWTLRQEISLASKFRGKYLSIMPLGSIQCLFEKSNNHYSWKKVTTTVHNIIVGKLWIDQSGEIDVVNHQTGDRCHLKFAPYSYFSRDVARKVTGVVTDKDGKAHFVLSGTWDEKMEFSRVMQSSKGENGTEGKQRTVYQTLKSKEIWKKNPLPEGADTMYYFSCLALTLNEPEEGVAPTDSRQRPDQRLMEAGRWDEANAEKQRLEEKQRTVRRERAAAVVAGPPEEGEGEGEAEAEAVSEDGETNPALKSETDETGTEASENSNETNPEDSPPNTPLACAQHIDNYEALWFKKIDDPVSGESLHVYKGGYWDAKEEGSWDMCPDIF is encoded by the exons ATGTCGGAACCTAAATCACCTACCCCTACCCCTGGCGACACGTACAAGGGTTGGCTCTTCAAATGGACCAACTACATAAAAGGTTACCAGCGGCGGTGGTTTGTTTTGAGTAATGGCCTTCTGTCTTATTACAG AACCCAGGCAGAGATGGGACACACATGTAGAGGGACCATCAATTTGGCCACGGCCAACATTGCTGTGGAGGACTCTTGTAACTTTGTAATTTCGAATGGCGGGGCCCAGACCTACCACCTGAAGGCCAGCTCGGAGGTGGAGCGGCAGCGCTGGATCACCGCGCTGGAGCTGGCCAAGGCCAAAGCAGTCCACATGCAGGCCGAGTCCGGTGAGATTGAGGGGAAACCATTGAATAATCCCTCGTACATAAGGCTCTTGATGAATGATTATGCTCATACTTTTTTTTCCACAGACGACTCTGGCGACGAAGGTCCCACATCGCCGCCTACCTCCGCACCAAGCGGAAGCAGTCGAAATATGGAGGTCCAGTCGACTCTTCGCACACTGGGCTGTAAGGTGGAGGATCTTTGCACCTGCAATGACCTCATCAGCAAGCATGGCACTGCTCTGCAAAG GTCCTTGTCAGAGCTGGAAGGGCTCAGCATACAGGGGCCCATGGGCGACAAAATCAAACAGGTGACGGAGAGAGCCACACTGTTCCGCATCACCTCCAACGCCATGATCAAC GCGTGTAGAGACTTCCTCGGCCTGGCCCAGACCCACAGCAAGCGCTGGCAGAAAGCCCTGCAGGCGGAGCGGGACCAGAGAGTACGTCTGGAGGAAaccctggagcagctggctaAGCAGCACAACCACCTAGAGAGGGCCTTCAGAGGGGCCACAGTGCTGCCCTCTTCGCTCAGCAACTCAGCCATGGACAACAAGG GGTCTAGCGACTCAGGAAAGGGGGACGCCAGTGATGAGGATGACGAGAACGAGTTCTTTGATGCCATGGAAGACCCTTCAGCCTTTATCACTGTCCCCGCCGACCCTAAATACCATAG GAGGTCTGGCAGCAACGCTAGTGGGATAAGTTGCAGTGACCTTGGAATGGACGATCAGTCG TTTGATGAACAGTCTCTGACATCCAATCCCGAGTCTCCCCAATCTCTGGAGTTGGAGCCAGTCAGGCAGAGGCGGACCCGTGTTCCAGACAAGCCCAATTACTCCCTCAACCTATGGAGCATCATGAAGAACTGCATTGGCAAAGAGCTGTCAAAGATACCCATGCCC GTCAACTTCAACGAGCCTCTGTCCATGCTTCAACGCCTCTCGGAGGACCTGGAGTACTACGAGCTCCTCGACAAGGCGGCCAAATGCCAGAGCTCCCTGGAGCAGCTGTGCTACGTGGCGGCCTTCACCGTCTCCTCGTACTCCACCACGGTGCACCGCACGGGGAAGCCCTTCAACCCCCTGCTGGGGGAGACGTACGAGCTGGACCGGCTCAAGGAGTGCGGCTACCGCTCCCTGTGTGAACAG GTGAGCCACCACCCCCCTGCCGCAGCCCACCATGCTGTCTCAGATCGGGGCTGGACCCTCAGACAGGAGATCTCCCTGGCCAGCAAGTTCAGAGGGAAATACCTCTCCATCATGCCTTTGG GGTCCATCCAGTGCTTATTTGAGAAGAGTAACAACCATTACTCTTGGAAGAAGGTTACCACTACAGTGCATAACATCATTGTGGGGAAACTGTGGATTGACCAG TCTGGAGAGATAGACGTGGTGAACCACCAGACAGGAGATCGCTGCCACCTCAAGTTCGCCCCCTACAGCTACTTCTCCAGAGATGTGGCCAGAAAG GTCACGGGTGTGGTGACAGACAAGGACGGTAAGGCCCACTTCGTTCTGTCCGGGACGTGGGACGAGAAGATGGAGTTCTCCAGAGTGATGCAGAGCAGCAAAGGAGAGAACGGCACGGAGGGCAAACAGAGGACCGTGTACCAGACGCTGAAGTCCAAAGAGATCTGGAAGAAGAACCCTCTGCC gGAGGGAGCGGACACCATGTACTACTTCTCCTGCCTGGCGCTGACCCTGAACGAGCCGGAGGAGGGCGTGGCGCCCACCGACAGCCGGCAGCGGCCCGACCAGCGGCTGATGGAGGCGGGCCGCTGGGACGAGGCCAACGCCGAGAAGCAGCGGCTGGAGGAGAAGCAGCGCACGGTCCGCCGCGAGAGGGCGGCCGCCGTGGTCGCCGGCCCCcccgaggagggggagggggagggggaggctgaggctgagg CTGTCAGTGAGGATGGCGAAACTAACCCAGCTTTGAAAT CCGAGACAGATGAAACTGGCACGGAAGCAAGTGAGAATTCAAACGAAA